A single Glycine soja cultivar W05 chromosome 14, ASM419377v2, whole genome shotgun sequence DNA region contains:
- the LOC114384333 gene encoding 3-hydroxy-3-methylglutaryl-coenzyme A reductase 1-like: MDLHRRPPPAADDGAIHPKKRRDTSSPKASDALPLPLYLTNAIFFTLFFSVAYFLLHRWRDKIRSHTPLHVVTLSEIAAIFSLIASFIYLLGFFGIDFVQSFISRASNDAWDLDDAVTDSPSSSPSPSPSPAITKMPSRDASIILSSEDDEEIVNSVVEGVTPSYALESRLGDCRRAAAIRRAALQRLTGQSLEGLPLEGFDYDSILGQCCEMPVGYVQIPVGVAGPLLLDGFEYTVPMATTEGCLVASTNRGCKAIYASGGASSVVLRDCMSRAPVVRFSTAKRAAQLKFFLEDPLNFDTLSLVFNRSSRFARLQGIQCAMAGKNAYLRFTCSTGDAMGMNMVSKGVQNVLDFLLNDFPDMDVIGISGNYCSDKKPAAVNWIEGRGKSVVCEAIIKEEVVQKVLKTNVSALVELNMLKNLAGSAVAGALGGFNAHASNIVSAIFIATGQDPAQNVESSHCITMMEAVNDGRDLHISVTMPSIEVGTVGGGTQLASQSACLNLLGVKGASKESPGSNSRLLATIVAGSVLAGELSLMSAIAAGQLVNSHMKYNRSSKDVTKISSS, translated from the exons ATGGACCTCCATCGCCGGCCGCCGCCCGCCGCTGACGACGGAGCAATCCACCCCAAGAAGAGGAGGGACACTTCCTCTCCCAAGGCCTCCGAcgctctccctctccctctctaCCTCACCAACGCGATCTTCTTCACGCTCTTCTTCTCCGTTGCTTACTTCCTCCTCCACCGCTGGCGCGACAAGATCCGCAGTCACACTCCTCTCCACGTCGTCACTCTCTCCGAGATCGCCGCCATTTTCTCCCTCATCGCCTCCTTCATCTACCTCCTCGGCTTCTTCGGCATCGACTTCGTCCAGTCCTTCATCTCACGCGCCTCCAACGACGCCTGGGACCTCGACGACGCCGTTACAGATTCTCCCTCttcctctccctctccctctccctcgcCCGCAATTACCAAAATGCCCTCACGGGATGCCTCGATTATATTATCCTCCGAGGATGACGAGGAGATTGTAAACTCCGTCGTGGAAGGCGTCACGCCCTCCTACGCGCTCGAGTCCCGCCTGGGCGACTGTCGCCGCGCCGCGGCGATTCGACGCGCGGCGCTGCAGCGCCTGACGGGGCAGTCGCTTGAGGGCCTGCCGCTGGAGGGGTTCGACTACGACTCCATTTTAGGGCAGTGCTGCGAAATGCCGGTAGGGTATGTGCAGATTCCGGTAGGGGTGGCGGGGCCGTTGTTGTTGGATGGATTCGAATACACTGTGCCGATGGCCACCACGGAAGGGTGCCTTGTGGCGAGTACCAACAGAGGGTGCAAGGCCATCTATGCTTCTGGTGGGGCCAGCAGTGTGGTTTTGAGGGATTGCATGTCTAGGGCACCTGTTGTTAGATTCTCCACTGCCAAGAGAGCTGCACAGTTGAAGTTTTTCTTGGAGGATCCTCTCAATTTTGATACCTTGTCACTTGTTTTCAACAG GTCGAGTAGATTTGCCAGGCTCCAAGGTATTCAGTGTGCTATGGCTGGGAAGAATGCTTATTTGAGATTCACTTGTAGCACGGGTGATGCCATGGGGATGAACATGGTTTCCAAAGGGGTGCAAAACGTTCTTGATTTTCTTCTGAATGATTTCCCCGACATGGATGTTATTGGCATTTCTG GAAATTATTGTTCGGACAAGAAACCTGCTGCAGTAAATTGGATCGAGGGACGTGGGAAATCAGTTGTTTGTGAAGCAATTATCAAAGAAGAAGTGGTGCAGAAGGTATTGAAAACCAACGTGTCTGCCCTGGTGGAGCTTAACATGCTCAAAAACCTTGCTGGTTCTGCTGTCGCCGGTGCTCTTGGTGGATTTAATGCCCATGCTAGTAACATTGTTTCTGCCATCTTTATAGCCACTGGCCAAGATCCAGCTCAAAATGTTGAGAGTTCCCATTGCATAACCATGATGGAAGCCGTCAATGACGGGAGGGACCTTCACATCTCAGTGACCATGCCTTCCATTGAG GTGGGTACTGTTGGGGGTGGGACTCAACTTGCATCCCAATCTGCTTGCTTGAATTTACTTGGTGTGAAGGGTGCAAGCAAGGAGTCACCAGGATCAAACTCAAGACTCTTGGCCACCATTGTTGCTGGATCTGTTTTAGCAGGAGAGCTGTCTCTGATGTCTGCCATTGCAGCAGGGCAGCTAGTGAACAGCCACATGAAATACAACAGATCAAGCAAAGATGTAACCAAAATATCATCATCTTGA
- the LOC114383743 gene encoding receptor-like protein 7 translates to MNINNILFWLLLPYFILASSSSSSFCNHHDTSALLLFKNSFTLNTSLYNSLYYYSPWLHDSSFYSKTESWKNGTDCCEWEGVTCDTISGHVIGLDLSFSNLQGQLHPNSTIFSLRHLQQLDLSLNDFSGSSLSSAIGDLVNLMHLNLLYSQISGDIPSTISHLSKLLSLQLGGDQRMRVDPYTWTKLIQNATNLRELYLEGVDMSSIGGSSLSLLTNLSSSLISLILGDTKLQGNLSSDILSLPNLQTLSLSDNEDLGGELPKSNWSTPLSDLCLSHTAFSGNIPDSIGHLKSLKGLYMGSCNFDGLIPSSLFNLTQLSSIDLSINKLVGPIPYWCYSLPSLFELYLSNNYLTGSIGEFSSYSLKYLSLSNNKLQGNFPNSIFELQNLTHLWLSSTDLSGHLDFHQFSKFKNLNYLDLSQNSLLSINFDSTADYYQFAKFKNLKYLDLSQNSLLSINFDSTADYFLPPILQSLYLSSCNINSFPKFIAPLQNLIQLDLSHNSIRGSIPQWFHEKLLHSWNNISYIDLSFNKLQGDLPIPPNGIEYFLVSNNELAGNIPSAMCNASSLKILNLAQNNLTGHIPQCLETFPSLWALDLQKNNLYGNIPANFSKGNALETIKLNGNQLDGQLPRCLAHCTNLEVLDLADNNIEDTFPHWLESLQELQVLSLRSNKFHGVITCFGAKHPFPRLRIFDVSNNNFSGPLPASYIKNFQGMVSVNDSQTGLKYMGNDSSYNDSVVVVMKGQYKELKRILTIFTTIDLSNNMFEGELPKVIGELHSLTGLNLSHNAITGTIPRSLGYLRNLEWLDLSWNQLKGEIPVALINLNFLAMLNLSQNQFEGIIPIGGQFNTFGNDSYAGNPMLCGFPLSKSCNKDEDWPPHSTFQLEESGFGWKAVAVGYACGFLFGMLLGYNVFMTGKPQWLGRLVEGVLN, encoded by the coding sequence ATGAATATCAATAACATTCTTTTCTGGCTTCTACTCCCATACTTCATCttagcttcttcttcctcttcctctttctGCAACCACCATGACACCTCTGCCTTACTACTTTTCAAAAACTCATTTACTCTCAACACTTCACTTTATAATTCACTTTATTATTATAGTCCTTGGCTTCATGATTCCAGTTTTTATTCAAAGACAGAATCATGGAAAAACGGAACAGATTGTTGTGAGTGGGAGGGGGTCACGTGCGACACCATCTCAGGTCACGTGATTGGTCTTGACCTTAGCTTCAGTAATCTTCAAGGTCAACTCCATCCCAACAGCACCATCTTCAGCCTAAGACACCTTCAACAACTCGACCTATCCCTTAATGATTTTTCAGGCTCTTCATTATCTTCTGCAATTGGTGATCTCGTCAATCTCATGCATCTAAATTTGTTATACTCTCAAATCAGTGGTGACATTCCATCCACAATCTCTCATTTGTCCAAATTACTGTCACTTCAACTCGGTGGCGACCAGAGAATGAGAGTTGATCCATACACATGGACAAAACTCATTCAAAACGCAACTAATTTAAGAGAGCTTTATTTAGAGGGCGTGGACATGTCTTCTATCGGAGGCAGCTCTTTGTCATTGCTAACCAATCTGTCTTCCTCTCTCATCTCTCTTATTCTTGGAGACACCAAATTGCAAGGGAATCTATCGAGTGACATCCTCTCTTTACCCAATCTTCAAACACTATCTTTGAGTGATAATGAAGACCTGGGAGGTGAACTTCCAAAGTCCAACTGGAGTACTCCACTAAGCGACTTGTGTCTCTCTCATACCGCTTTCTCGGGAAACATTCCCGATTCCATTGGCCATTTGAAATCTCTTAAAGGACTATATATGGGGAGTTGCAATTTTGATGGACTGATTCCCTCATCATTGTTTAATCTAACTCAACTCTCCAGTATAGATCTATCGATTAATAAATTAGTTGGCCCCATTCCATATTGGTGTTATTCTTTGCCTTCCTTGTTCGAGTTGTATCTTAGCAACAACTACCTCACGGGGTCAATTGGTGAATTCTCATCTTATTCTTTGAAATACTTGTCACTCTCTAATAACAAACTGCAAGGTAATTTTCCAAATTCAATATTTGAACTCCAAAATCTTACTCATTTGTGGTTGTCATCAACTGACTTGAGTGGTCATCTGGACTTTCATCAattttcaaagttcaaaaatcTAAATTACCTCGATCTTTCTCAAAATAGTCTTCTCTCTATTAACTTTGATAGTACCGCTGACTATTATCAATTTGCAAAGTTCAAAAATCTAAAGTACCTCGATCTTTCTCAGAATAGTCTTCTCTCTATTAACTTTGATAGTACCGCTGACTATTTCTTACCCCCCATCCTTCAATCCTTATATTTATCTTCCTGTAATATTAATAGTTTCCCTAAATTCATAGCaccacttcaaaatcttatCCAACTAGATCTTTCTCATAACAGCATTCGTGGAAGCATTCCCCAGTGGTTTCATGAGAAGCTCTTGCACTCCTGGAATAACATTAGTTATATTGACCTCAGTTTCAACAAGTTGCAAGGAGATCTCCCAATTCCACCCAATGGAATTGAATACTTTTTAGTCTCAAATAATGAGCTGGCCGGGAACATTCCTTCAGCAATGTGCAATGCAAGCTCCCTCAAAATACTCAACTTGGCTCAAAACAACTTGACAGGCCACATTCCACAATGTCTCGAAACATTTCCTTCTCTTTGGGCATTGGATTTGCAAAAGAACAACCTTTACGGAAACATACCTGCGAACTTTTCTAAGGGAAATGCATTGGAGACTATAAAGTTGAATGGCAACCAATTGGACGGACAATTACCTCGGTGTTTGGCCCACTGCACAAATTTGGAAGTTTTGGACCTGGCAGACAATAACATAGAGGATACATTTCCCCATTGGCTAGAAAGCCTCCAGGAGTTACAGGTACTCAGTTTGCGATCAAATAAGTTTCATGGTGTCATCACTTGTTTCGGTGCCAAGCATCCATTTCCCAGGCTCAGAATTTTTGATGTGTCAAATAACAATTTTAGTGGGCCCTTGCCAGCATCATACATCAAGAACTTCCAAGGAATGGTGAGTGTGAATGACAGCCAAACTGGTTTGAAATATATGGGTAACGACAGTAGCTATAATGATTCAGTAGTGGTAGTAATGAAAGGTCAATACAAGGAGCTAAAGAGGATATTAACTATTTTCACAACCATTGATTTATCAAATAACATGTTTGAAGGAGAACTTCCGAAAGTCATTGGAGAATTGCATTCTCTCACAGGGCTTAACCTTTCGCACAATGCAATCACTGGTACCATTCCACGATCCTTGGGTTATTTAAGAAATTTGGAATGGTTGGACCTCTCGTGGAACCAGTTGAAAGGAGAGATTCCAGTGGCTTTgatcaatttgaattttctgGCTATGTTGAACCTTTCACAAAACCAGTTTGAGGGTATCATACCTATAGGTGGACAATTTAACACATTTGGAAATGATTCCTATGCTGGAAATCCAATGCTATGTGGATTCCCTTTGTCAAAATCCTGCAATAAGGATGAAGATTGGCCACCACATTCAACATTTCAGCTTGAAGAATCAGGATTTGGCTGGAAAGCTGTAGCAGTGGGATATGCATGTGGGTTTCTATTTGGAATGCTTTTGGGATATAATGTTTTCATGACTGGCAAACCACAATGGCTCGGGAGACTTGTTGAAGGTGTGCTTAATTAA